AGGCAAAGGTGCCAGGCCCTGTCGCAAGCCCTGGGCACAGGGGATTTCTGCTGAGAGCTGGGGATTGAAGCAGGGCTAGCAAGTTCCTCAGCAACCCAGGACCATACCCCACACTGCTCTGGGCCTCGTGGCCACCAACCAAGGACCAAGATCCCAACCACCCAGCTTCCAGAGGGAAAGGGTCCTCCTCCACTGCCCAGCAGAGAAAGATTCTGGTATTCCCCAACTCTGTTCCCCAGAGCCGGGTGATTCCAGGAGACACATATTCGCTCATGTAAGTGATCACACTGAGTGGGCTGAAATCAGCCACAGAGATAGGGTCTCCAGGGAGCCAGGACCTGCAGGGCCAGAGATCTCCAACCTCCACTTTTGTGAACTAAGATCCACACAAACGCTGATTGCCCAAGCCTGTCTGGGCTCCGGAACAGCTGTCGTTCAAACACACCCCTCCCTGCCAGCACACTCGGCCCCCCACCGGCCCACTCCCGCAAGGGTCCCCAGGGTCCCCGGCGCCCTGCGGCGTGAGGAAGAGCGGGTACCTGCTTCCTGAGCGCTTCGAAGGCTGCGCTGATGGTGTGCACCCGCGTCCGCTCCCGGGCGTTCGCCAGGAGCCTCCGggtctgctgcagggctttgatctCCGAGGAGGCGGCGGTCGCTTCGCCCGGCCGTTTCCTAGGCGACGCAGAAGAATCTGGGTGGTTATTGTAAATTACGTGTGAAATTGACGAGTAGGAACTTTCCCCCGGGCGCGTGGGGGGCGCAGGACGCACCGAAGAGTCCGCGGGCGCCGAGGGCACTGGGGGCGCTGGGGGTGCAGACAGTGCCGGGCGCGCAGGAGGTGCGCAGAGTAAGATGCGGGGACGCAGGCCGGGCTCCCGAAAAGGTTGTGCCTCGGGACCCCCAGGTGCCTGGCCCTGGGGCGCTGGAGGCGGCGGCGGCGTGGGGAGTCCCGGCCCCACTGCGCCCAGAGCGAAGCCGCGTTTCCGCGCGTCAGAGACCTCCAGCGCTCGGGCGCCCCCGCGGTCCCCGCCAGTATCCGCGCCCCCACCTGGGGGAACAGCCGGCGCCACTGGGGCTGGCACCGGGGCCGGGACCGGCTGCAGCCTCTGGGTCCTGTCCCGAAGCCCGAGGGTGGCGGCGGCGCGAGGCTCGGGAGCTTCCAAGTCCAATCGGAAAGTTTTACAGCCATTCGCGCGCCGCGCCGGCTCCTTGCCTTTCCGCTTCAGCTTCTTGAGGCCGTTCAGCTCCTTCACGCACACGGTTTTCCACGGCCCGTCCTCGAGGACCGGGATGTGCTTCATGGTGCGGACAGCGCGGGAGACAGGGCGTGGGGTGCCCGGGACGCGTGCCCACTGCGCTCGCCTGCACGCCGCGCGGCTCTGCCCGGCGCCGCTCCGCGCCGCGGAGTCGGTcccgctcccctccccctcccccgcccccgccccctcgCCGGGCAGCTGCGCCGCCGGCTCCGCGGGGCCGCCGCGCCGTGCGCTCTCGAGCGCTCGGGGTGTCCTCCCGAGCCGCTGCCGCCTGGCCGGCCTTCTGCGGAACGCCCGCTGCGCTCCGTCTGTGTTTGTTTAGCCTCGGTTTATACAGAAGCCAGTTCGCGAGATCAGTGAGCGCCGCCCGGAGAGGAGGCAGCTCCCGCCGCCGCCCCAGCCCGCCGCGGGGCCGCGAGCGCCTCTAAAGAAACAGGAAGCATTTTCAAAACAGCTGGGCTGCCGGCCGCCTCCTTTGTCCGCGCGCTCTCGgcctcccccaccccagccctcctGCCAGACCTGCCTCCCCCGGCGCGCCCTCCCTGCCCCCGCCCCGGGCGGGCGCTCCCCTTGTCCCGGAGGCTCCCGCACAACTACCCGGAGCACGTGGTCCTTCCCCAGCCACCGCAGGGCTTCGCCACCCTGCGGCGCTGGCCTCGCGGTAGACCGAGACGCAGCACTGACCCTCCCCACGCAGCATCCACCTCCCGCTGAACTTCAAGGGCGTCActctggagggagggagggagagggctcCGGCGTTGCCAACGACCCCTCACCCCACAGCGACCCCTCCGCCCTCCCACTTGCGAGAGCAGGGGAGCCAGCAGGGCAGAGGCCAAGGcattgggaaactgaggcccagaacgGCGCGGGAATCGGGGAGGGGGGGGAAGCTTGGTTCTGGCTCTCTAGGGTTGGAGAGAATCTGAAGAACTCCCACCCCGTTCCTGCTGCACCCAGGTCTACTCCTCTGTGAGGAGTGACTGGAGAGCACCCAAGTCTGTGGCCACCATGCTGTGCCGGGGTAAAGCGCTACTTAGGTGATAGCTCTGGTAGGTGTGTTGGTCCTAACAACGGGCAGATTTCCTGGGCTTAAACCCCAGCCCTACCACCTAACCGAGTGACCTTGGGAGAGCCActtgacctctctgtgcctcccTCTTCCTATCCATAGTCAGGGGTCACAGTTGCACTTGGTGTTGAGCATGTACATGCCGAGCAGGCAGCAGAGCCTGGCACCAGGTGAGCCTCACACATGCCCTGCAAGGGGCAGACGTCAACCTCCCAGAACCCCAAGCCCCCACTAAGAAGAAATCAAACTGGGGAACCCTCACAAGGCACACCAAAAGCCGTCTCCTCACTGTGTCCTGCAGGACCAGCACAGGGCTCTCCCCTTGCTGGTCCTTTCTCTGGGCTACTTCCTCCTGTAGGAAGCTGGGTTTGGGAAGAGACAGACAGGGTGTGCTCCATCCTCTGGAGGATGTTGGGGGtgggaggtggacagcagggggacACAGCTTATGGGTCCTGCATGTGCCAGGGCCTGGGCAGGTTTGGAGGCAGGACCATGGAGCTGGACTAAGACCCAGGCCAGGCCTTGCTTCTCCACACAAGCGATGACCAAGTAGGGTGTTTCATTCAGAGGCCCTTCTGCCTCTGAAGACCTTATTTCTGCAAAGCCGAGTTCTCAGGGTAGCTGGGAGAGAAGCCACACCAAGGCAAGGCGACTTTCACATGAGCCTTGGAACACACGCTGTTGCCCTTGGTTTCTTTCTACTCGCATCACACCCCATGCGTCTCAGGAGGCACCCCTTCCCTGGACACCCACATCTTCCTGTACCTCCGGTCTGTCCCAGGGAGGAGCCCTCACCCCTGCTGTTTCCAACCTTTGCTACCAGTGTGCTCTGGCCCTTGGTGAGGGCTCCTTGCCCCCTCCTCCTGCACATCCTTCCTTGCTGCCCTTGCTGGCCTCTGCAAGGCTTGCTCACGAGTGTGCCTGTCACTTTCCCTGCTCTGCAAAATTGCTGGATTCCTGCTGTGAGCCCTGTTGTGGCaggtctttttttctccctgtctCTAAGAGTAGGTGCCTGGGAAACCTTCGCTAAAAGACAAGCCCGCACTGTGTCCTCACCCTCCTCTGTCTGGAGAGCCAAATTCCAGCTTGTGCTCTCCCTGTTCATTCAGTCACACAGCACACATAGGAGAAGCCAAGCCCCCTTTCCAGAGCCACTGAggtcctctctgagcctcagcttccttCTCTGTCGATGTGGACATGATAGAGTGCCCTGCAGAGCTAGTATAAGGACTAAATGAGGCCACGAGGACAGCATTTAGAACGGTGCCTGAGGTCAAGTGCAGGTGGCCGGTTGTGTCCTGGGTTGGTGCAGCAGTCCAGGCCCCTTGCAGCCCAGACTTGGGGGTGCAGTTATAGACTGGAACGCCCAGCTCTTTGGGGGCGTGTGTGAGAAGCTTTCCTAGGACTGGATACCATTCCTCGAGAGGCCAGCCATGTTTAGGAAAGTCCCATCTCAGTTGACTGAGGGCTCCACCCAAGCTCCTTTCTAACTCCCCCTAGATGGAAATGACAGTGGCCTCCAGAGGCCAGAAGGAGGGGATAGGATGGCCAGCCATGCTGGGCAGGGGGAGAGGGGGCTCTGGCCCCCCACCTGTGCCACCCCTCTGCTGGTCAATTGTAGGGCCTCACGATGGCCCAGGGGAGCCTGGTGAGGTCCTCACTCCCCCTTGCCAGTTGTGAGGCTGTGCAGCCTGGCCTCTCTGCACCGCCTCTTGTCTGGGTGTTGTCCCCTTAGTCATGAGGTATGTGAGGGAACAAGGACAAGGGCAGATGGCCCAGCTGACGGGAAGGGCCCTGTCATTGCCACTGTCACCTGCAGGACACACCCCTCCAGGTGCCCTTAGCTCTGCTCACACCTGCAGCAAGCTCAGCCTGGCCCCTCCCTTAGTAGCAGATTCTGTCTCTCTCGGCCTACTTGAGAAATGGAGCTGCGCCCCCTGGTGGTGGGTGCTGCGGGACCACACACACTGTTGTCCCCACTGGGAGCCTTTTGCTGGTTCTGGACCCAGGGGTGGCCCTGTAGTGATATGGATTCACAAACTCATAGAACTGCAGGATAAGGAGGCTCCAAGGCTCCTGGTGGCCCCCTAGGCCTCTGGATGGTACAATGCAGACATCCTAAGAAAACCTATGCCCTTCATTAAGGTGTCCCCCAGTGAATTCGTTTTTTGCAGTTACTCTGAAGAACACAGTGGTATCACCACTGGAAGATTCCGTGTCCCCTAAACACTGGCCCAGGGAAAAGGAATGAATTGAGAACAGGAAGGGAGCTAAAGTCTGTGTGCCTGGCCCACAGCGTTGCTAGAAGCCAGTTGCTAGCCATCACTGCCAGGCGGGGAGGGAGGCCAGCTCTCTCATCCTCAGGGCCACCAGGGCAACCCATTCTACAGACAGGACAACTGCATCTCCTGGAGAAAAAAGCACCCACAGAGAGAAAGTGACAGAAATGAGGTTTGGACCCAGAACAAAGCCTAAGCCCAGGCTTTGAACCCTTATGCTTCCCTGTCTCCCAAGAACCCAGCAAGGGCCACCTGTGGGCTGGCCTCTTTGGCTGCAATCCTGGGTGGGCTTCTTGCTATCAGGTCTCTATCGAAGCCACTAGCCAGCCCAGTGCCTCTCTGGCTCCCTCCAGGTCAGCCTCAGATGTCAGGGCACCCAGGACAGTTGGCTTCTCAGGCACATGGAGCCTGGGTCTTAGCCTCCAGATGCCAGTGCCCTCCCTGTGCTGCAGGGTGGAACTGGGCGCACCCCAGGAACCAGGACAGCTCTCCATGGCATCCTGGGACCACCGTCTCCTTGGCTGGGTGGATGAACCTCAAGGACTTGCTCCGTGAAGCTTTGCTTCCTCCATCCAACCTCTGTTTCAGGCTGTTCAGATGGATCCAGAATGGGTGTCCACTAGAGAAgccccgaggagtgggatagaggCAGGGGGGCTCTCCCTGGGAGCTGTGCTCAGACAGCCTCAGGAGTGAGGAGGAAGGAGCCCATTGACCTGGTGGGGCCTAAAGTGCCACTCTCCTCCTGCCCTGTGCCAGCACTGCCACTAGCCAGCAGGACCCTGTGCCCCAGAATGAGACCATCCAGGCTTGCTCTccagccttccctctctttcaccCAAGTGGCCATCCCCATGGGAATGGCCATCCCCATCTGCATGGGAAATCAAGTCCCAGGGCTGGGACAGAGGCTGAGTGAGGGGCCtgcaggaggaagggagggagcccCGGTGCCTCCTCCCTGAGACTGCTGGGTCGGCAATGAACACGTGCTGTGCCCCTGGAGGAGCAGGTCCCTGGGTAGGGGCGGTGCCTGGGGTGGGGCTCCATCCCAATCGGCCATCAAGAGGTCAGCAAGGAGGAGGCCGAGTGATTTCTCCACGCAGTTGGCTGGGGTCCTGTCACTCCTCTGATGACGCCTCCCAGGGACTCGCTCCTCTCAGCAGTGGCAGGAGCTGCCAAGGACTCCTCACCTCCTTGCATGCATGGGAGGAGGGACAGTGACTCTGGGATCCCGACAGCTGCCTCAGCCAGTGGGGCCTGTGGAAGTCGTGTCCTGCCCCAGGCTCCTGCCGGCTGGAGCTCAGCTGCCATGTGAGGGTCCAGGGGAGGCTGCTGGAGAGAGCAGCCAGGTGGAGGACCATGAGCTGGACATGTCTCCAATGTCTCCTGGCCTGATGATTGAGCAGGGCAGAGGGCTCAATGCACAGTCACTCGTGGGTTGGATGGATCTCATCGGGCCAGAGGGGCTGGTCAGCGTGAGCTTCCTGCCACCGGGAGCCACCTGGGAAGGACAGGCAGTTCCCACCCCTTCCTCATGCGCCGTGACTCTTCAGTACCACTTGCAGAACACCTGCTGACACAGGGGACAAGCGGTGAACAGAGTGAGCCCTGCCCTGGTGGAGCGGGCATTCTGGTAGGAGAAGACCCAGATGGAGCCCACCTCCAGGAGGTGCAAGTCCCCTCAGAAGGACAACACACGCCCAACCTTGTGCAGAGTGAGAGGTGCCACAGGAGGGATGTGGGGCCAGCAGGCAGCAGAACAGCTCTGTGGCCTTCCTGGGGCATTCGAGTCAGGCGGGGAGGAGCGGGCCCTGCCAGGCAGGCTGATGCTTTGGCTGTTCCCCTCCAGGCCTTCGCTGTCATGTCACCTCCTCACTGAGGCAGCTTGAAAACCCCCTCGGTGCAGGCTTCCCCTGGACAATGGGCTGTGTGGTTCCCCTGAGGAGGCGGGTAGGCAGGAGCCGTGCCTGGGTGGGTGGAGCCAGCCAGCTCCACAGGTGGGAGGCACAGAGCTGCCCTGTGTCCAGGGTGGGGTGACCCCAGCGCAGGGAGCCCTGCCCAAGGAGGAAACCCTGGCAGCCAGCCCTTGCTGGGGAGAACCCCCAGAAGGCCCTCGTTGCAGGCCGTCAGCTGCCTCTAACCACCCTCTCCTGGTCTCCGTCCCTCCCAGACCTGCACTGTCCTCCTCGCACCAGCCTCTGCCAGCCAGGCAGGATGGCTTTCAGGTGTCTCCCAGTGCTCATTAAGTTCTGTttcatcaacctaacaaaagaggtgaaagacttatacaatgaaaactacagaaccctaaagagagaaatagaagaagatcttagaagatggaaaaatataccctgttcatggataggcagaactaacatcatcaaaatggcgatattaccaaaagtgctctataggtttaatgcaatgccaatcaaaatcccaacggcatttcttgtagaaatagagaaagcaatcatgaaatccatatggaaaaataaaagacccagaatagcaaaaacaatgctaagcaggaagtgtgaatcaggcaatatagctataccagacttcaaactatactacagagcaatagtaaaaaacagcatggtactggtaccaaaacaggcgggtggaccaatggtacagaatagaggacacagaaaccaatccacaaaattacaactatcttatatttgataaaggggctaaaagcatgcaatggaggaaggatagcatcttcaacaaatggtgctgggaaaactggaaatccatatgcaacaaaatgaaactgaatccctttctctcgccatgcacaaaagttaactcaaagtggatcaaggaacttgatatcaaatcagagacatggcgtctgatagaagaaaaagttggctacgatctacatactgtggggtcgggctccaaattcctcaataggacacccatagcacaagagttaataactagaatcaacaaatgggacttactcaaactaaaaagttttttctcagcaaaagaaacaataagagaggtaaatagggagcctacatcctgggaacaaatctttgctcctcacacttcagacagagccctaatatccagaatatacaaagaactaaaaaaattagacaataagataacaaataacccaatcaacaaatgggccaaggacctgaacagacatttctcagaggaggacatacaatcaatcaacaagtacatgaaaaaatgctcaccatctctagcagtcagagaaatgcaaatcaaaaccaccctaagataccatctcactccagtaagattggcagccattaggaagtcaaacaacaagtgctggcgaggatgtggggaaaagggttcacttgtacattgctgatgggactgcaaattggtgtggccaatttggaaagcagtatggagatttcttggaaagctcagaatggaaccaccatttgacccagctattcccctactctgtctattccctaaagacctaaaaagagcacactatagggacactgctacatccatgttcatagcagcacaattcacaatagcaagactgtggaaccaacctagatgcccttcaatagacgaatggataaaaaaaaatgtggcatttatacacaatggagtattactctgcattaaaaaatgacaagatcatagaatttgcagggaaatggatggcattagagcagattatgctaagtgaagctagccaatcccttaaaaacaaatgccaaatgtcttctttgatataaggagagtaactaagaacagagtagggacgaagagcatgagaagaagattaacattaaacagggatgagaggtgggagggaaagggagggagaagggaaattgcatggaaatggaaggagaccctcaggggtatacaaaattacatacaagaggaagtgaggggaaagggggaaaaatataagggggagaaatgaattacagtagagggggtagagagagaagaggggaggggagagggggaggggggatagtagaggataggaaaggcagcagaatacaacagacactagtatggcaatatgtaaatcaatggatgtgcaactgatgtgattctgcaatctgtatacggggtaaaaatgggagttcatatcccacttgaatcaaagtgtgaaatatgatatatcaagaactatgtaatgttttgaacaaccaacaataaaaattaattaaaaaaaaaagttctgtttCAGCCAAACAGTATTATAATCCATTATAACAGCATAATGTTGTTCATGGAAATTTTGTTCGTGTTCCTTTATTAGCTTATTTTGAGTTTATAGTTTTATAAGAATTAAAAGCATGAACCCTAAGAGTGTAAttcaagctgggcacagtggcgcaggCCTATCATCCCACAACCTCAGAGGCTGAAatgggaggatcgcaagttcaaaacctaacttcgcaagaccctgtctcaaaataaaaaatgaaaagagttgGGGAgacgtaactcagtggtagagggcccaTGGGTGATTGAGCcagcacagagagagagagagagagagagagagagagagcacaattTCCAGGGCTGTGGGCAATGGTTTCCTTTCGGGACAAGGACGCGCATTACCAGAGCCCTGGGAGCTCTGGGCCAGACCCTGCCTTGTGCGGCTCTGACTTGGTGATCTAGGGGCAGGGACGCATGCTCTTCCCAGGCCCAGCTCCTACCCTCAGCTCTGCTCCACCCAACCTGGCACCCCTACCCTTCCTGAGCCCTGCCAGCCTGGGCTCCTCTTCTGTAAGtggagaaaagaggggaagagtgGAGCCCTCAGACTCAAGTCAATCCCAGCCCTGGCAAATTACTGTTTGTCATAAGCCTCCTCCAACCCAGAGCACTGCAGTGGGCAGGAAACACCACGTGAGAAGGAAGCCTCCCACTGCCCAGCCTCCCTGCGGGCAGGGAAGCCCCCCAGACAGGACAGACAGAGCCCTTGGAGCCCCAGAGCGGGTCAGCGGGAAGGGGGAGCTGGGGAGCAAGCCAGGACTCATTAGCTGTGCTCACGAGGACCCAGAAGTCAACAGCTTGAGAGCCGAGCTTAGGCTGCTGTCCCCGGGGAACGCCTCCCGATCCCACAGATACAGATGCGGTGTGGCGAGATGCGCCTGTGTGAGAACTTCTTCATCTTCTTTCTTAAGGACAGCGCCTTGGGCTCCCCGAGGAGCGCATTCCTTCACTGTGAGGTCTTCCTTGCCATCTCCTGCAGGCCCCAGAAAAGAGGAAACACAAACCCTTGGCTGCTTCTTCAGAGCAGCTTCTCAAAAAAACCTATTTTTACAGCTCTCTGAAAAAGTCCCATCAATGGCAGCAGCCAGAGAACATGAAGGGGCAGGACCAGCCGACGCCAGGCACATTTATCAGCACAGGGAGAAGTCACTGGGCCCCAGCAAAGCCTGGGACAGCTGTGGACCTGGTGGGCTCCAGGCCTGCAGGCACCTCCCTGCAGCCCGAGCTCAGCACAGCTGGAGCAAGGCCCCAGCACCATGCTGTTTATCACGCAGGCCTTGTCTGAGTGGTTGGTGGAGCTGCCTGGAACCCTGGATGAAAGGGATGCCAGGTGGCATGGGGTCCCTTGGGGTTAGGGTTTTAACACCCTCTGTGGCCGCTCTGTCCAGCCCTACCCTCCCATTCTGTGGACGGGAAGACTGCGTCCCCACACCCCTTGTTTGTGGATCTTGGCAGCCTCTCAGGAACCTGGTTTCTGTTGGTAGATGGCATGGGTTTGATGTCTTAGGATGAAGATGTCCCAGCTAAAGACTGTCCTTAGAAGGCAAGGCACCGAGCTTCCGGAGTGGTAACTTGGTTAATAGCCCATGCCCTCTAAGTACCtggtagtcccagtggtctcttaACCTGCACCAGTCAGCTCAGCTAATGCAGATGATGCAGGCCCGGGACCCCCCGCCTGTCTCCCCAACTCTAGTGATCAGTTGGTCAGAAAGGATCCATGGGTGCAGCTAACCATTTGAGCATAGGACAATTAGACACCCACGTGGTCAATGGAGTTGTCCTAGATGAATCCCTGGCCACCTGGTTTCTGCCCAGCAAGCTGCGGGGAGTGTGGGGCTGTTCTCGCCACCCTGGTGTCCCCCATCTCCTGCCCCCCCTCCCCGGCGGCTGTCCTCTGGCAGAGTCCTTCTGTGTGTGCCAACACCTGGGACAGCTTTCCTGCCCACAGGCCTCCCTCCATCTGCAATAGTTCAAGGGCTACCAAAGCCTCTCCTCCTCTTTCAGCTGGGTACGCTGAGGCCTTAACAGAGCAAAGGTCACTTGACCTCATGCTGGGAGGGACTCCTGACCCTGCCTCTCAGGCTGTGCTAGGTGCCCTGGGCAAGTCCATTCTGGGTGGCTGACCCTGGTCTCATGCACTGATCAGAGTAGCTCAGACAACCTCTGAGGACCCCAGAAGTGGGGCAGTCCCCAGGGCAAGGCTGGCAAAGAACTTGCAGGGGCGAGTGGGAGAGGCTGGGGGCCATGGAGAAGAGGGCCAGGCTGTGGGAGAGGATTACTGTGGGGTGAAGCATGGGAGCACTAACCAGGGGCCCAGCCACTTCCCGGGGACAGTACAACAAAGTAGGTCATCTCTCTGGTGTCCCAACACTTGCCACACTGACCCCTGGGAAGTGCACCCTGACCGCACAGGCTCCACTGTGAATTTACTCTCCTTCTGGGAGGACAACCATTACCCGAGGAGTCCATAACAAATGAcctggaggagcagagacagcacAGGCTGTACACTGGACAGCCCTGGGGTGGACCCTGGCTGAGCTCCACCAAGGTTCCTgttctctctgggcctcagtttccctgttTTCCAAATCAGAGCTAGAAGGCCTAGTCCTCCTGGTGTGAGGAGGGAAAGGGACTCTGCCCGGAAAGGTCTCAGCACAGGGCTCCATGACGTAGGCTCCACAAGGCCATGAGCGACACCACACcagcctctggcctcagcctccaggtCTCTCCCAGGGAGCCTCCCCTGACTGCCcagccctggggggggggggcctgCCTGTGCTCTGCAGGGACAGCCAATTCTCCAAGGGGCCAGGAGCCCCTGAGGGTCAGGTGTTTACAGCCCCC
Above is a genomic segment from Callospermophilus lateralis isolate mCalLat2 chromosome 14, mCalLat2.hap1, whole genome shotgun sequence containing:
- the Atoh8 gene encoding transcription factor ATOH8 isoform X2; this encodes MKHIPVLEDGPWKTVCVKELNGLKKLKRKGKEPARRANGCKTFRLDLEAPEPRAAATLGLRDRTQRLQPVPAPVPAPVAPAVPPGGGADTGGDRGGARALEVSDARKRGFALGAVGPGLPTPPPPPAPQGQAPGGPEAQPFREPGLRPRILLCAPPARPALSAPPAPPVPSAPADSSVRPAPPTRPGESSYSSISHVIYNNHPDSSASPRKRPGEATAASSEIKALQQTRRLLANARERTRVHTISAAFEALRKQE
- the Atoh8 gene encoding transcription factor ATOH8 isoform X1, producing the protein MKHIPVLEDGPWKTVCVKELNGLKKLKRKGKEPARRANGCKTFRLDLEAPEPRAAATLGLRDRTQRLQPVPAPVPAPVAPAVPPGGGADTGGDRGGARALEVSDARKRGFALGAVGPGLPTPPPPPAPQGQAPGGPEAQPFREPGLRPRILLCAPPARPALSAPPAPPVPSAPADSSVRPAPPTRPGESSYSSISHVIYNNHPDSSASPRKRPGEATAASSEIKALQQTRRLLANARERTRVHTISAAFEALRKQVPCYSYGQKLSKLAILRIACNYILSLARLADLDYSADHSNLSFSECVQRCTRTLQAEGRAKKRKE